Proteins from one Ardenticatena maritima genomic window:
- a CDS encoding methyltransferase domain-containing protein, with amino-acid sequence MLPRPFWQRLYTTDEQEAEQAAQRLAALARAHGAQRVLDGHAGVGHRAVALAAAGLDVTAAEADEWRFATAARLVRATHAPVTLYRLGMTRLANIEGAPFDMALLLDDALALVGQPAAARLLDTMHRVVRPGGLLVVGLRDWEQHLRRRETFIPRQVARVNGSRLFMFEAWEYTDKRMAHCSHFYVSFGASKWHVEVREMLYEAIFRDEAEQAFAAAGWRILEEITLDDRRWWVLRSTP; translated from the coding sequence ATGTTGCCACGCCCATTCTGGCAACGCCTGTACACAACCGACGAGCAAGAGGCGGAGCAAGCCGCCCAGCGGCTGGCGGCGCTCGCCCGCGCCCACGGCGCCCAGCGCGTGCTGGACGGGCACGCCGGCGTCGGGCACCGCGCGGTGGCGCTGGCGGCGGCGGGGCTGGACGTGACCGCCGCCGAAGCCGACGAATGGCGCTTTGCCACCGCGGCGCGGCTGGTGCGCGCCACCCACGCCCCCGTGACGCTCTACCGCCTGGGGATGACGCGACTGGCGAACATTGAGGGCGCGCCTTTCGATATGGCGCTCCTACTGGACGACGCGCTGGCGCTCGTCGGTCAGCCCGCTGCCGCCCGCCTGCTCGACACCATGCACCGCGTGGTGCGCCCCGGCGGGCTGTTGGTGGTCGGGTTGCGCGATTGGGAGCAACACCTGCGCCGACGCGAGACGTTCATCCCCCGCCAGGTTGCGCGCGTCAACGGGTCGCGGCTTTTCATGTTTGAAGCGTGGGAGTACACCGACAAACGCATGGCGCACTGTTCGCACTTCTACGTCTCTTTCGGCGCCAGCAAGTGGCACGTCGAGGTGCGCGAAATGCTCTACGAAGCCATCTTCCGCGATGAAGCCGAGCAGGCGTTTGCCGCCGCCGGCTGGCGCATTCTGGAAGAAATCACCCTGGACGACAGACGCTGGTGGGTGCTGCGCTCGACGCCATAA
- a CDS encoding valine--tRNA ligase, with protein sequence MSQLPKTYNHRETEPKLYQWWESSGFFTPEIDWSKKPFVIAMPPPNVTGALHMGHAMFVTLEDLMTRYHRMKGEPTLWLPGTDHAGIATQLQVEKALAQEGKTRWDLGREAFEARVWAWKEKYGGYITQQLRRLGASCDWTRERFTLDEGLSEAVLEAFIRLHEKGLIYRGEYMVNWSPNLQTAVSDLEVEYSEEEGTLYYFKYRLKDSDDYIPVATTRPETILGDTAVAVHPEDERYRQYIGRTVLVPILNREIPVIADEYVDREFGTGALKVTPGHDPNDYEIGRRHNLPIINIMNPDATLNANAGPYAGMDRFEARKKLWADMEAAGLTIKTERHMQRVPRSQRGGEIIEPMVSKQWFVKMKPLAEPALEAVRSGKIRIIPERFEKIYFHWLENIRDWCISRQLWWGHRIPVWYVNGNEDEYIVARNEEEAYAKARERYGDNVTLERDPDVLDTWFSSALWPFSTLGWPNEEAEDYRYFYPTTVMETGYDILFFWVARMIMTGLEFTGKPPFEVVYLHGLVRDEHGRKMSKTLGNVIDPLDVVEQYGADALRFTLATGSTPGQDINLSIARIESNRNFSNKIWNATRFVLANLEKIEEAEREALADITFSDADVQALPLPERWIVSRLHQVIAEVTDLLDRFYFGEAGRTLYHFFWNEFADWYIEAAKTRLYGDDAARARMARRVLVYVLERTLRLLHPYIPFVTEEAWQHLPHRGETLMKAPWPHPGFVDEDAIERFTAVQELIRAIRNVRNEYDVEPGRRIAALIAAGAALDDLEAERDVLLALARLDEDRLEIVPQVEQAPEMAAHVVVREGLEAFLPLAGMVDLEQEIARLQKQAAELEEVVKRHRARLANENFVQKAPAHIVEGARQALADAEEQLAKVRERLERLGGGAS encoded by the coding sequence ATGAGCCAACTACCCAAAACCTACAATCACCGCGAAACCGAACCCAAACTCTACCAATGGTGGGAATCATCCGGCTTTTTCACCCCCGAAATTGATTGGAGCAAAAAGCCCTTTGTGATTGCCATGCCGCCGCCCAACGTCACCGGCGCGCTCCACATGGGGCACGCCATGTTCGTCACGCTGGAAGACCTGATGACGCGCTACCACCGCATGAAAGGCGAACCGACCCTCTGGTTGCCCGGCACCGACCACGCCGGCATCGCCACGCAGTTGCAGGTGGAAAAAGCGCTCGCGCAGGAAGGCAAAACGCGCTGGGACCTGGGGCGCGAAGCGTTCGAGGCGCGCGTCTGGGCGTGGAAAGAAAAGTACGGCGGCTACATCACCCAACAATTGCGGCGGCTGGGGGCTTCGTGCGACTGGACACGCGAACGCTTCACCCTGGATGAAGGGCTGAGCGAGGCAGTGCTGGAAGCGTTCATCCGCCTGCACGAAAAAGGCCTGATTTACCGCGGCGAGTACATGGTCAACTGGTCGCCCAACCTGCAAACCGCCGTCTCCGACCTGGAAGTGGAATACAGCGAAGAAGAAGGCACGCTCTACTACTTCAAGTATCGCCTGAAAGATTCGGACGACTACATTCCCGTGGCAACCACCCGCCCCGAAACCATTTTGGGCGATACCGCCGTCGCTGTCCATCCCGAAGATGAGCGCTACCGGCAGTACATCGGGCGCACCGTGCTGGTGCCCATCCTCAACCGCGAAATTCCCGTCATCGCCGATGAATACGTGGACCGCGAATTTGGCACGGGGGCGCTCAAAGTCACACCCGGCCACGACCCCAACGACTACGAAATCGGGCGGCGGCACAACCTGCCCATCATCAACATCATGAACCCCGACGCCACACTGAACGCCAACGCCGGACCCTACGCCGGCATGGACCGCTTTGAAGCGCGCAAAAAACTCTGGGCGGACATGGAAGCCGCGGGGCTCACCATCAAAACCGAACGCCACATGCAGCGCGTCCCGCGTTCGCAACGGGGCGGCGAAATCATCGAACCGATGGTGAGCAAGCAATGGTTCGTGAAGATGAAGCCGCTCGCCGAACCGGCGCTGGAAGCGGTGCGCTCCGGCAAAATCCGCATCATTCCCGAACGCTTCGAGAAAATCTACTTCCACTGGCTGGAAAACATCCGCGACTGGTGCATCAGCCGCCAACTCTGGTGGGGGCACCGCATTCCCGTCTGGTACGTCAACGGGAACGAGGACGAGTACATCGTGGCACGCAATGAAGAAGAAGCCTACGCCAAAGCCCGTGAACGCTACGGCGACAACGTCACCCTGGAACGCGACCCCGACGTACTCGACACGTGGTTTTCCAGCGCCCTGTGGCCGTTCAGCACACTGGGCTGGCCCAACGAAGAGGCCGAAGACTACCGCTACTTCTACCCCACCACCGTCATGGAAACGGGGTACGACATCCTCTTCTTCTGGGTCGCCCGCATGATCATGACGGGGCTGGAATTCACCGGCAAACCGCCGTTCGAGGTGGTCTATCTGCACGGGCTGGTGCGCGATGAGCACGGGCGCAAAATGAGCAAGACGCTCGGCAACGTCATTGACCCGCTGGACGTGGTGGAGCAGTACGGCGCGGACGCCCTGCGCTTCACGCTCGCCACCGGTTCAACCCCCGGGCAAGACATCAACCTTTCGATTGCGCGCATCGAGTCGAACCGCAATTTCAGCAACAAAATCTGGAACGCCACGCGCTTTGTGCTCGCCAACCTGGAAAAAATCGAAGAAGCCGAACGCGAAGCGCTCGCCGACATCACCTTCAGCGACGCCGACGTGCAAGCGTTGCCCTTGCCCGAGCGCTGGATTGTAAGCCGCCTGCACCAGGTCATCGCCGAAGTCACCGACCTGCTGGACCGCTTCTACTTCGGCGAGGCGGGGCGCACGCTCTACCACTTCTTCTGGAACGAATTTGCCGACTGGTACATCGAAGCCGCCAAAACGCGGCTCTACGGGGACGACGCCGCGCGGGCGCGCATGGCGCGGCGCGTGCTGGTGTACGTGCTGGAACGCACCTTGCGCCTGCTGCACCCCTACATTCCGTTTGTCACCGAAGAAGCGTGGCAACACCTGCCGCACCGCGGCGAAACACTCATGAAAGCCCCCTGGCCGCACCCCGGCTTTGTGGACGAAGACGCCATCGAGCGCTTTACCGCCGTGCAAGAACTCATCCGCGCCATCCGCAACGTGCGCAACGAGTACGACGTGGAACCGGGGCGGCGCATTGCGGCGTTGATTGCCGCCGGCGCGGCGCTGGACGACCTGGAAGCCGAGCGCGACGTTCTGCTGGCGCTGGCGCGTCTGGATGAAGACCGCCTGGAAATTGTGCCGCAGGTGGAGCAAGCGCCTGAAATGGCCGCCCACGTGGTGGTGCGCGAAGGGCTGGAAGCCTTCCTGCCGCTGGCGGGCATGGTTGACCTGGAACAGGAAATCGCGCGCTTGCAAAAACAAGCCGCCGAACTGGAAGAGGTGGTCAAGCGGCATCGGGCGCGGCTGGCGAACGAAAACTTTGTGCAGAAAGCGCCGGCGCACATTGTCGAAGGGGCGCGGCAAGCGCTCGCCGACGCTGAGGAACAGTTGGCGAAAGTGCGCGAACGGCTGGAACGCTTGGGGGGTGGTGCGTCCTGA
- a CDS encoding tetratricopeptide repeat protein: MTPDTLSAQGQAAYDAEDYETAVAAFRQARQVWHEMGDPFGEAQAAMDEGRAHARFGNIEAAIEALSDALKLFKECDALEEQAAVAMQLGQLMVQRGDYKRASELLAYAAQLFDELDDVEHANEVLATLEEAFGQQGDWLNRLIVRYYLMRRTGDDVSLSARLLGLFLRLLGVSLS, encoded by the coding sequence ATGACCCCGGACACGTTGAGTGCGCAAGGCCAAGCGGCGTATGACGCCGAAGATTATGAAACCGCTGTTGCCGCGTTTCGGCAGGCGCGCCAGGTATGGCATGAGATGGGCGACCCCTTTGGCGAAGCCCAGGCTGCCATGGACGAGGGGCGTGCGCATGCCCGTTTCGGCAACATTGAAGCGGCAATTGAAGCCCTGAGCGATGCGCTCAAACTCTTCAAGGAATGTGATGCGCTGGAAGAGCAAGCCGCCGTCGCCATGCAGTTGGGGCAGTTGATGGTCCAGCGTGGTGATTACAAGCGCGCGTCGGAGTTGCTGGCGTATGCCGCGCAACTGTTCGATGAACTGGATGACGTCGAGCATGCCAATGAAGTGCTGGCAACGCTGGAAGAAGCCTTTGGTCAGCAAGGCGATTGGTTGAACCGCCTGATTGTGCGCTATTACCTCATGCGCCGCACGGGTGACGATGTCTCCCTTTCGGCGCGCTTGTTGGGGCTTTTCTTGCGCCTTTTGGGGGTGAGCCTTTCCTGA
- a CDS encoding GAF domain-containing sensor histidine kinase — translation MLNTGHSDSFAFTLEDLRWVLEAESGTALLQTGLDMIIQTVPPIMGGALLLQTSSRQLQVQSGIPADALDIVEAWKTAWRPSQQGEEHEADFTLPPDQWVALPMQSYRHLVAGRALFYVQEPLTQEVLHFLQNLLSILAHYANIIEENRAARRYSQRLELLFDITRALTETLDLQGVLSYTMQLAATAMDAEAASLLLADPKTNELYFYAIHSTQRDRLVNVRLQNNQGIVGWVYQTGEAVICDDPANDPRFSQVVDERSGFVTRNILCVPLQVKGKRIGVLEVLNKHGDESFTEEDKHLLMTLAAEAAIAIENARLYQNLREERDRIMRIQEDVRRELARTLHDTTVQLLSSIVMSVSHAQKLYERAPELLPDELRNIEDLAQRAMLSTRQLLFELRPVVLETRGLGAALEAYIQRLDEISRQTRFILDLCEDLPDLPPHVAQTLFAIVQEAINNAIKHAQASTIRVKTVCTDEGMEVLVEDDGKGFDLKKVQQSYDVSGSLGLINMYERANLIEASLTIESEVGKGTRIQIVLPYESLDRLRAIAENR, via the coding sequence ATGTTGAACACGGGACATTCGGATTCGTTCGCTTTCACACTTGAAGATTTGCGTTGGGTGCTGGAAGCCGAGAGCGGTACCGCTTTGTTGCAAACCGGCTTGGATATGATCATCCAAACCGTTCCCCCCATCATGGGCGGGGCTTTGCTGCTTCAAACGTCATCGCGGCAGTTGCAGGTGCAGAGCGGTATCCCGGCGGATGCGCTGGATATTGTCGAGGCATGGAAGACGGCGTGGCGTCCTTCGCAACAGGGTGAAGAGCATGAAGCCGATTTCACGCTTCCCCCCGACCAGTGGGTTGCCCTGCCCATGCAGAGTTATCGCCACCTGGTGGCGGGGCGTGCGCTCTTTTATGTGCAAGAGCCGTTGACGCAGGAAGTCTTGCACTTTCTCCAAAACCTGCTGAGCATTTTGGCGCATTATGCGAATATCATCGAAGAAAACCGCGCCGCCCGACGCTATTCCCAACGCCTGGAACTCCTGTTCGATATCACGCGCGCATTGACGGAAACGCTCGATTTGCAGGGGGTGTTGTCGTACACGATGCAGTTGGCGGCGACGGCAATGGACGCTGAGGCGGCTAGCCTTTTGCTTGCCGACCCCAAGACCAACGAACTCTATTTCTACGCGATCCATAGCACCCAGCGCGACCGCCTGGTGAATGTGCGTTTGCAAAACAACCAGGGTATTGTCGGGTGGGTCTATCAAACCGGTGAAGCCGTTATCTGCGACGACCCCGCCAACGACCCCCGTTTTAGCCAGGTGGTGGATGAACGCTCAGGATTTGTGACGCGCAACATTCTGTGTGTACCGCTCCAGGTCAAGGGCAAGCGCATTGGCGTTCTTGAAGTGCTGAATAAGCATGGTGATGAATCGTTTACCGAAGAAGACAAACACCTGCTCATGACGCTTGCCGCCGAAGCCGCCATTGCCATTGAAAATGCGCGGCTTTATCAGAATTTGCGTGAAGAGCGCGACCGTATCATGCGCATTCAAGAAGATGTGCGGCGTGAATTGGCGCGCACCTTGCACGATACCACCGTGCAATTGTTGTCTTCCATTGTGATGAGTGTGTCGCACGCCCAAAAATTGTACGAGCGTGCGCCGGAGTTGCTGCCGGATGAGCTGCGCAACATTGAGGATTTGGCGCAACGCGCCATGCTCTCGACCCGCCAATTGCTCTTTGAACTTCGCCCGGTGGTGTTGGAAACGCGCGGCTTGGGCGCGGCGCTCGAAGCCTACATTCAGCGTCTGGATGAAATCTCCCGGCAAACGCGCTTTATCTTGGACCTATGCGAAGACTTGCCGGATTTGCCGCCCCATGTGGCGCAAACGCTCTTTGCCATCGTGCAGGAAGCCATCAATAACGCCATCAAGCACGCCCAGGCGTCCACAATTCGGGTGAAGACTGTCTGCACGGACGAGGGAATGGAAGTGCTTGTTGAGGATGACGGCAAAGGGTTCGACTTGAAGAAGGTCCAGCAGTCGTATGATGTCTCCGGCAGCCTTGGCTTGATCAACATGTATGAGCGCGCGAATCTTATCGAAGCCTCGCTGACTATCGAGAGCGAAGTTGGCAAAGGCACGCGCATACAGATTGTGCTGCCATACGAATCACTTGACCGACTGCGTGCTATCGCAGAAAATAGATGA
- a CDS encoding DUF6812 domain-containing protein, which yields MKRFDAKGKYYTDKVTTRPLLVRIATHDGLVEGEMHIHFDQRLSDEVNNKERGFLALTNATVHLRDGSSFFTGFLSLNKQQIIWITPVEAINQRDE from the coding sequence ATGAAACGTTTCGACGCCAAAGGCAAGTACTACACCGACAAGGTCACCACACGCCCTTTGCTGGTGCGCATTGCGACACACGACGGGCTTGTTGAGGGTGAAATGCACATCCACTTCGACCAGCGACTGAGCGATGAGGTCAACAACAAGGAACGCGGCTTCCTCGCGCTCACCAACGCCACGGTTCACTTGCGAGATGGTTCCTCATTTTTTACGGGTTTTCTTTCGCTCAATAAGCAGCAAATCATATGGATTACCCCTGTTGAAGCAATCAACCAACGTGATGAATAA
- a CDS encoding CpaF family protein: protein MSLLRRMQNNPNRPRKDDEKNPPAPQPQKPAEDIRNLLGLDEGEAIRQEDVRPEESPLQGTVFEEGEVEASVEEIARQRRNELRDWIIDQLMVSLEHITLEDTPEVRQVIHERFQELYRHGNVSLTVQEQKALYQEVLDELLGFGPIEPLLRDPDISEIMVNGPYQVFIEKKGKLIETNIKFRNDDHVLRIIDRIVRPLGRRVDRRWPMVDARLPDGSRVNAIIPPCAIDGPTITIRKFSKEKLTIRDLIKFGSLTPAMAEFLRACVVSRLNIIVSGGTGSGKTTLLNILSGFIPEGERIVTIEDSAELQLQQRHVVRLETKPAEPDGSGRAVTIRDLVINSLRMRPERIVVGECRGGEALDMLQAMNTGHDGSLTTLHANTPRDCLSRLETMCLMAGMEMPLSVIREQIASAVDLIVQTSRLRDGSRKIIQISEVQGMEGDTIVMQDIFRFVERGYNSETNKVEGSFEPTGVRPHFTPRLEAHGFNLPAEIFVPKVRRRPY from the coding sequence ATGTCTCTGTTGCGCCGTATGCAAAATAACCCCAACCGCCCACGGAAAGATGATGAGAAAAATCCCCCAGCACCCCAGCCCCAAAAACCGGCCGAAGATATTCGCAACTTGCTGGGGCTGGACGAGGGGGAAGCCATCCGCCAGGAAGACGTGCGTCCAGAAGAATCCCCCCTGCAAGGCACAGTCTTTGAAGAAGGCGAAGTCGAAGCCAGCGTGGAAGAGATTGCGCGCCAGCGCCGCAATGAACTGCGCGACTGGATTATTGACCAGTTGATGGTGAGTTTGGAACACATCACGCTGGAAGATACGCCCGAAGTGCGCCAGGTCATTCACGAGCGTTTCCAGGAATTGTATCGCCATGGCAACGTCTCGCTGACGGTGCAGGAGCAAAAAGCGCTCTATCAGGAAGTCCTCGACGAATTGCTGGGGTTTGGACCTATCGAACCCCTTCTGCGCGACCCGGACATCAGCGAAATCATGGTCAACGGTCCCTACCAGGTGTTCATCGAAAAGAAGGGGAAACTCATCGAAACCAACATCAAATTCCGCAACGATGACCACGTGTTGCGCATTATTGACCGCATTGTACGCCCACTTGGTCGCCGTGTGGACCGCCGCTGGCCGATGGTGGACGCCCGTCTCCCCGACGGGAGCCGTGTCAACGCCATCATTCCCCCCTGCGCGATTGATGGTCCCACAATTACCATTCGTAAATTCAGCAAAGAGAAACTCACCATCCGCGACCTCATCAAATTCGGCTCGCTGACGCCGGCGATGGCGGAATTTTTGCGGGCATGCGTCGTCTCCCGCCTGAACATCATCGTCAGCGGTGGGACGGGCTCCGGGAAAACCACTTTGCTCAACATTCTGAGCGGCTTCATTCCCGAAGGGGAGCGCATTGTCACTATCGAAGACTCCGCCGAATTGCAATTGCAACAGCGCCACGTGGTACGCCTGGAAACCAAACCCGCCGAACCTGACGGCAGCGGGCGCGCCGTCACCATCCGTGACCTCGTTATCAACTCTCTGCGTATGCGCCCCGAGCGGATTGTCGTCGGCGAGTGCCGTGGCGGCGAAGCGCTGGACATGTTGCAAGCCATGAACACCGGGCACGATGGCTCGCTCACCACACTGCACGCCAACACCCCGCGCGACTGCCTCTCCCGCCTTGAAACCATGTGCCTCATGGCGGGGATGGAAATGCCGCTCAGCGTCATTCGCGAACAGATTGCTAGCGCGGTAGACTTGATTGTGCAAACCTCCCGCCTGCGCGATGGTTCACGCAAAATTATCCAAATCAGCGAAGTGCAGGGGATGGAAGGCGATACCATTGTCATGCAAGATATCTTCCGCTTTGTGGAACGGGGCTACAACAGCGAAACCAACAAGGTTGAAGGCTCGTTTGAGCCAACCGGTGTGCGCCCCCACTTCACGCCACGCCTCGAAGCCCACGGCTTCAATTTGCCCGCCGAGATTTTCGTCCCGAAAGTGCGGCGTCGCCCGTATTGA
- a CDS encoding proprotein convertase P-domain-containing protein yields the protein MRALNRLSPIIERFSSRPFWLLVAALALLTAYSWFAWEFRTQHAEERRLEAELARYQAFIAENAPRINQITTLQRQAAVAEQRLNAAQARLARADTPLDLAATLLDTARQYDVELVTFEEGLAEKTDEGIIRQTYTLAVRGTLSNVQAFLQAVEGDILPTARLRNARLTRDENDPNTYTLEGTLVLFTAPADTRAAGAPQSPEERAKTLRREYERAMTQGDYERAISLLIRLSVLTPNDPSIDTLLYETYVAYGDTLLAQGYVLLAQEQYEQALSINPNGQEAVAGLLRVNEALAQTPQPNQTTVALAPTPPPSSTPTPATSTPVATPTLPPTQPPPPTNTPAPTYTSAPATRTPTPTRTPTPTITPTPDPYQFGATTPFYLPNCGVTMIKGLIKDENGQPLNGVTVRVWWDGAAPDQVYSYPSGIGYTNQPNGYWDVVLAPYPKEGRWYVAVVDPETGRELSPRLTVETDAKDCHPNGTGRQVVVIDFIRYAGTYGTPVPTSTPTVPPTATPTPTNTPTITPTPTATPTATATPVAYACTGCPLAIPDDITTPLTSSVTVPDTISIRELKVFVWITHEDVYDLRVELIAPNGSTYLLYADRDVGGGPDELRTRYTVSGGLPDTANGTWTLRVTDTKPGKTGTLESWNLEIYP from the coding sequence ATGCGTGCACTGAATCGCCTATCACCCATCATCGAAAGATTTTCATCGCGCCCCTTCTGGCTGCTTGTGGCAGCCCTTGCGCTGTTGACCGCTTACAGTTGGTTCGCGTGGGAATTTCGCACGCAACACGCTGAAGAGCGCCGCCTGGAAGCCGAACTCGCACGCTACCAGGCGTTCATCGCCGAAAATGCCCCGCGCATCAACCAGATAACCACACTGCAACGCCAGGCCGCTGTGGCTGAACAGCGGTTGAACGCCGCCCAAGCGCGCCTGGCGCGCGCCGACACCCCGCTCGACCTCGCGGCTACCCTGCTTGACACGGCGCGCCAGTACGACGTGGAACTGGTGACCTTCGAAGAAGGTCTCGCCGAGAAAACCGACGAGGGCATCATCCGCCAAACCTACACGCTGGCGGTGCGCGGTACGCTCAGCAACGTGCAGGCTTTCCTGCAAGCCGTGGAAGGTGATATCCTTCCCACCGCCCGCCTGCGCAACGCTCGCCTGACACGCGACGAAAACGACCCGAACACCTACACGCTCGAAGGCACGCTCGTACTCTTCACCGCACCCGCCGACACCCGTGCGGCAGGCGCCCCCCAAAGTCCGGAAGAACGCGCCAAAACGCTGCGCCGCGAGTATGAACGCGCCATGACACAAGGCGATTACGAACGCGCCATCAGCCTGCTCATTCGTCTCTCGGTCTTGACACCCAACGACCCCTCGATTGACACCTTGCTTTACGAGACATACGTCGCCTATGGCGACACCCTGCTGGCGCAAGGCTACGTCTTGCTGGCGCAAGAACAGTACGAACAGGCGTTGAGCATCAATCCCAACGGGCAAGAAGCCGTCGCCGGCTTGCTCCGCGTGAATGAAGCCCTTGCCCAAACACCGCAACCCAACCAAACAACCGTGGCGCTTGCCCCCACACCGCCGCCTTCATCCACGCCCACTCCAGCCACATCAACGCCCGTCGCTACGCCAACCTTGCCGCCCACGCAACCACCGCCGCCCACCAACACCCCCGCGCCAACGTACACATCGGCGCCTGCAACCAGAACGCCAACACCCACACGCACGCCAACGCCCACCATCACGCCAACGCCCGACCCGTATCAGTTCGGCGCAACAACGCCCTTCTACCTGCCCAACTGCGGCGTGACGATGATCAAGGGACTCATCAAAGATGAAAACGGGCAACCGCTCAACGGCGTCACCGTGCGCGTCTGGTGGGACGGCGCCGCGCCCGACCAGGTCTATTCCTATCCGTCGGGTATCGGCTACACCAACCAGCCCAACGGCTATTGGGACGTGGTTCTCGCGCCCTACCCCAAAGAGGGGCGCTGGTATGTCGCCGTGGTTGACCCAGAAACCGGGCGCGAACTCTCGCCGCGCCTGACCGTTGAAACGGACGCGAAAGATTGCCACCCCAACGGAACCGGTCGGCAAGTGGTGGTGATTGATTTCATTCGCTACGCGGGGACATACGGCACACCCGTGCCGACCAGCACGCCGACCGTCCCGCCCACAGCCACCCCCACACCAACTAACACACCGACCATCACACCAACACCGACGGCGACCCCAACCGCCACTGCGACACCTGTCGCATACGCCTGTACGGGGTGCCCGCTCGCCATTCCCGACGACATCACCACACCGCTCACCAGCAGCGTCACAGTGCCCGACACCATTTCGATTCGCGAACTCAAAGTCTTCGTCTGGATTACGCACGAAGACGTGTACGACCTGCGTGTTGAACTGATTGCGCCGAACGGGAGCACCTACCTGCTCTACGCCGACCGCGACGTAGGCGGCGGTCCCGACGAACTGCGCACGCGCTACACCGTCAGCGGCGGCTTGCCCGACACAGCCAACGGCACCTGGACGTTGCGCGTCACCGACACCAAGCCGGGCAAAACGGGCACGCTGGAAAGTTGGAACCTGGAAATCTACCCGTAG
- a CDS encoding type IV pilus biogenesis protein PilM: protein MFWQRSRPTLLLETDAARLVLFERGRAVRWGSIPLPEWTATPPDTLPPAEPIAAALRTLWAHHRAPTRGVIVASAWLPADTRLVPWSPDEPPPTEQAIAQRFWAGQAVRVGVHLLTRHAVPHLFAMASPQNMVAFIETVLDMAGLHMAALEPKPLALIRGIGAPHCFVLDVGRTMATFTFVQDALPLVSATWQLTAPLLRTHGARLTRLAEHIHTITQRVAATYGKEALACPTYVVGALATSGELHDLLTTVLGLSLAPLPDDTPFPTSLPPHLYMAAVGLARKRI, encoded by the coding sequence ATGTTCTGGCAACGCTCACGCCCAACCTTGTTGCTCGAAACCGACGCCGCCCGCCTGGTCCTGTTTGAGCGCGGGCGCGCTGTGCGCTGGGGGAGCATCCCCCTTCCTGAATGGACGGCGACGCCACCGGACACCCTTCCCCCCGCCGAACCAATTGCCGCCGCATTGCGCACCCTCTGGGCGCACCACCGCGCCCCTACGCGGGGCGTCATCGTTGCCAGCGCCTGGCTGCCCGCCGATACGCGCCTCGTCCCCTGGTCGCCTGACGAACCGCCCCCCACCGAGCAGGCAATCGCGCAACGCTTCTGGGCGGGACAAGCCGTCCGCGTGGGCGTCCACCTGCTGACGCGCCACGCCGTCCCCCACCTTTTCGCCATGGCGTCCCCCCAGAACATGGTTGCTTTTATCGAAACAGTGCTGGATATGGCGGGCTTGCACATGGCGGCGCTCGAACCCAAACCCCTCGCCCTCATTCGCGGCATTGGCGCGCCGCACTGCTTCGTGCTGGACGTAGGGCGCACCATGGCAACCTTCACCTTCGTACAGGACGCCTTGCCGCTGGTCTCGGCAACCTGGCAATTGACCGCGCCCCTTCTGCGCACACACGGCGCACGCCTGACACGCCTTGCCGAACACATCCACACCATCACACAACGGGTGGCGGCGACCTACGGCAAAGAGGCGCTCGCATGCCCAACCTACGTTGTCGGCGCACTGGCAACCAGCGGCGAACTGCACGACCTGCTGACCACCGTCCTGGGGTTGTCGCTCGCGCCATTGCCCGACGATACCCCCTTCCCCACCAGCCTGCCCCCACACCTCTACATGGCTGCGGTAGGGCTGGCACGCAAGCGCATTTGA
- a CDS encoding PilN domain-containing protein — translation MATEFPDINLTAPSSRAARTWQSASAPERLGGLLIIAGLVVLVFLFFVKQSNDKQLSRLRDAVEAERARAQDVETLLAEYETLTTHIHTTLETAVRLERLADAVEREGTPFSTVLEAVATALPPRVSITNLTETDDALIIEGEAGSASLALEFARALQTDPTWKRVRLEKLEEGVPNGPPTAVNFRLRLEK, via the coding sequence ATGGCAACAGAGTTTCCAGACATCAACCTGACCGCCCCATCATCACGTGCCGCGCGCACGTGGCAGTCGGCGTCTGCCCCCGAAAGGCTTGGGGGGCTGCTCATCATCGCGGGGCTTGTGGTGCTTGTGTTCCTCTTCTTCGTCAAACAGTCCAACGACAAGCAGCTGTCGCGCCTGCGCGACGCCGTAGAAGCCGAACGCGCACGCGCCCAAGACGTCGAAACCCTGTTGGCGGAATACGAAACGCTCACCACGCACATTCACACCACACTCGAAACAGCCGTCCGGCTTGAACGCCTTGCCGACGCCGTCGAACGCGAGGGCACGCCGTTTTCCACCGTGTTGGAAGCCGTCGCCACGGCGTTGCCGCCCCGCGTGAGCATCACCAACCTCACCGAAACAGACGACGCCCTCATCATCGAAGGCGAAGCCGGCAGCGCCTCGCTCGCCCTGGAATTTGCACGCGCACTGCAAACAGACCCCACCTGGAAGCGTGTACGCCTGGAAAAACTCGAAGAAGGCGTCCCCAACGGACCGCCAACCGCCGTCAACTTTCGGTTACGCCTGGAGAAATAA